In Anaerotignum faecicola, the following are encoded in one genomic region:
- the metA gene encoding homoserine O-succinyltransferase, whose amino-acid sequence MPIKLPAHLPAQEILAKEGIFVMDEDRAYHQDIRPLRIAILNLMPLKEVTEVQLLRLIGNTPLQIEVTLLAPKTHDPKNTSPEHMKSFYHTFDEIKGSKFDGMIITGAPIELFEFEEVNYWEEITEIMEWTKSNVTSTMHICWGAQAGLYYHYGIPKRILDKKVFGVFPHYTNNYSDKLLKGFDDEFFVPHSRRTEVRREDIVKNPKVVILSESEESGVYIAIAKHGRQIFVMGHSEYDPLTLKAEYDRDIKKGIDIDVPLHYFKDDDPTKMPIVRWRSHSNLLFSNWLNYYVYQETPYNVDNINAVE is encoded by the coding sequence ATGCCAATTAAATTACCAGCACATCTACCGGCACAGGAAATATTGGCCAAAGAAGGAATATTCGTTATGGACGAGGACAGGGCTTATCACCAGGATATACGTCCTCTTAGGATAGCTATTTTAAACCTAATGCCGCTTAAAGAAGTTACGGAAGTTCAGCTTTTAAGGCTCATCGGCAATACGCCTCTTCAGATTGAAGTGACTCTTCTTGCCCCAAAGACGCATGATCCAAAAAATACTTCGCCCGAACATATGAAAAGCTTTTATCATACTTTCGATGAAATAAAAGGAAGCAAATTTGACGGAATGATAATTACCGGGGCGCCGATTGAACTTTTTGAGTTTGAAGAGGTGAACTATTGGGAAGAAATTACCGAAATAATGGAATGGACAAAGAGCAACGTTACAAGCACAATGCACATATGCTGGGGAGCCCAGGCAGGGCTGTATTACCATTACGGGATACCAAAAAGAATTCTTGATAAAAAGGTTTTCGGCGTTTTCCCGCATTATACGAACAATTACAGCGACAAGCTTCTAAAAGGGTTTGACGATGAGTTTTTTGTGCCTCATTCCAGGCGTACTGAAGTAAGGCGCGAGGATATAGTTAAAAATCCAAAAGTCGTTATATTGTCTGAAAGCGAGGAATCTGGCGTATATATTGCCATTGCGAAGCATGGAAGGCAGATATTCGTTATGGGACATTCGGAATACGATCCGCTTACGCTGAAGGCGGAATATGACAGGGATATAAAAAAAGGCATTGATATAGACGTGCCTCTTCATTATTTTAAAGACGACGACCCGACAAAAATGCCTATTGTGCGTTGGCGTTCCCATTCAAACCTGCTTTTCAGCAACTGGCTCAACTACTATGTATATCAGGAAACGCCTTATAATGTTGACAATATAAACGCCGTTGAATAA
- a CDS encoding YaiI/YqxD family protein — translation MKILVDADACPVKSIIVNIAKKENIPVIMFFDTSHCYNDGYSLVKTVDKGPDSVDFAIINCIDKGDICITQDYGLAVMAMSKSAFALHQNGFEYTDLNIGRMLFERHISREMRKNGFRSTKIKKRAKENDIKFEKFFSEFIARIKDV, via the coding sequence ATGAAAATATTAGTCGATGCGGACGCATGTCCCGTAAAAAGCATTATAGTTAATATTGCTAAAAAAGAAAATATACCCGTTATCATGTTTTTCGATACGAGCCACTGCTACAACGACGGCTACAGCCTTGTCAAAACAGTTGACAAAGGTCCTGATTCCGTTGATTTCGCAATTATAAACTGCATTGACAAAGGCGATATATGCATAACGCAGGATTATGGGCTTGCCGTTATGGCAATGTCAAAAAGCGCTTTTGCACTGCATCAAAACGGGTTTGAATATACTGATTTAAATATAGGCCGTATGCTTTTTGAACGTCATATAAGCCGCGAAATGAGAAAAAACGGGTTCCGCAGTACAAAAATAAAAAAACGCGCCAAAGAAAACGATATTAAATTCGAAAAATTCTTTTCGGAATTTATAGCCCGAATTAAAGACGTTTAA
- a CDS encoding PhnD/SsuA/transferrin family substrate-binding protein translates to MKKLACIMLTLAVMVSMFAGCTKTEAPEDNTNGQTQQEEQPPSDSTEENGQDGETADKSEKVLINVALLKGPTAMGAAALMNESENGFVFGNYSFEVYNTPDEVTAKIINGDVSVAAVPVNLASALYNKTEGEVLIAAVNTLGNLYIVENGSSVSSLADLSGKTVVMAGQGAVPEYVMEFILSKAGITDTTLSFVSSHSDAVAAIVSGDADIALLPEPFATAAMKKVSGLNIAIDVAEIWDEYSYEEKGVANTLPMGCIVVRKDFLDEYEKEFSKFLDEYDYFIDVTNDEEEIDAVSEYIVTYGIVDDKEIASESIPRCNIIFIDGSKMLRLVDNFLSTMYEFNPKSVGGAIPEEDFYYIRN, encoded by the coding sequence ATGAAAAAACTGGCATGTATTATGCTTACTTTAGCCGTTATGGTTTCTATGTTTGCAGGATGCACAAAGACGGAAGCTCCGGAAGACAACACAAACGGACAGACACAGCAGGAAGAACAGCCGCCTTCGGATTCCACAGAGGAAAACGGTCAGGACGGAGAAACTGCCGATAAAAGTGAAAAAGTTTTAATCAATGTTGCGCTTTTAAAAGGCCCTACTGCAATGGGAGCGGCGGCCTTAATGAATGAAAGTGAAAACGGTTTTGTTTTCGGAAACTATTCGTTTGAAGTTTATAACACGCCCGACGAAGTCACGGCTAAAATTATAAACGGCGATGTAAGCGTTGCGGCTGTTCCCGTAAACCTTGCGTCGGCTTTATATAACAAGACCGAAGGAGAAGTGCTGATTGCGGCAGTAAATACATTGGGCAACTTATATATTGTTGAAAACGGAAGTTCGGTTTCTTCATTGGCTGATTTAAGCGGAAAAACAGTTGTTATGGCCGGACAAGGAGCGGTACCAGAGTATGTAATGGAATTTATTTTGTCAAAAGCAGGCATTACAGATACCACTTTAAGCTTTGTTTCAAGCCATTCGGACGCAGTTGCCGCCATTGTTTCGGGCGATGCCGATATTGCGCTCCTTCCGGAACCTTTTGCTACGGCGGCTATGAAAAAAGTAAGCGGCCTTAATATCGCCATTGACGTAGCTGAAATTTGGGACGAATATTCATACGAGGAAAAAGGCGTTGCAAATACTTTGCCTATGGGCTGTATAGTCGTAAGGAAGGACTTTCTTGACGAATACGAAAAGGAATTCAGCAAGTTCCTTGACGAATACGACTATTTTATCGATGTGACAAACGATGAAGAAGAAATTGATGCAGTTTCCGAGTATATTGTTACTTACGGTATAGTTGACGACAAAGAAATTGCCTCAGAATCTATACCAAGGTGCAATATCATTTTTATTGATGGGAGCAAAATGCTTAGGCTTGTAGATAATTTCCTTTCGACAATGTATGAATTTAACCCTAAATCTGTCGGCGGGGCTATACCGGAAGAGGATTTTTATTATATAAGGAACTGA